The sequence below is a genomic window from Candidatus Eisenbacteria bacterium.
GAGCGGTTGTCGCTGTGGCTCCGGATGGGGCGGGTGGCTGGTTCATCGGTGGCAGCTTCACCCAGATCGACGGCGCCTTCAGACCCGGAATCGCGCGCCTGAATCCTGACCTGACCCTGGCGGACTGGGGGGATCCCGCTTCCTTCACGAACGGAGACGTGCTCGCGATGGAGTTGAGCGGCTCCACGCTCTACGTGGGGGGAAGCTTCACGGTTCTCTGCGGACAGTCACGAGGCCGCGTGGCCGCGATCGACGTGACCACCGCCACCGTGCTGCCCTGGAATCCCGACTGCAACGGCGCCGTGACCGCTCTCGCGGTGAGCGGTCCGATCGTCTATCTGGGCGGCCAGTTCTCGACCGTCGGCGGACAGTCACGAGGGTCGATCGCCGCTTTGGATGCGGCGACCGGCGGGGTCACGTCATGGAATCCGGCCGCCGGCGGCAGCTCTTTCCCGATTGTCAGGAGCCTGCTGGCGAGCGGCTCGACGGTCTATGCGGGCGGGACCTTCACCTCCATCGGCGGCCAGTCACGCAGCAACTGCGCGGCACTCGACGCCACCAGCGGCGCGGCCATGGCCTGGAATCCGAGCCCGAACGGTGACGTGAATTCCATGGTGCTCAGTGGATCCACACTCCACGTCGGCGGTGGCTTCACCTCGATCGGTGGACAGTCACGATCTCGTGTCGCCGCCCTCGATGCCGCGACGGGCTCGACGCTGACGTGGTCGCCTGCCGTCAACGGAACCGTCGAGTGGCTGACCCTGCAGGGGGCCGCGCTCTACGTGGGCGGGGCCTTCACCAACGTTGCGGGACAGGACCGAAACAACATCGCGGTCGTCGATGCCACGAGCGGGGTGGTTTCGTCATGGAACCCCAGCGCCGGCGGCACCGTGAGAGCCGTCGCGGTCGACGGATCCACGGTGTTCGTCGGCGGCCTTTTCAAGATGATGGGCGTCACGAATCGGAACCGAATTGCCGCGATCGACCTGACCACGGGGAAGGTCACCCCCTGGAACCCGAACGCAAGTGGGAACGTGTTCGCGCTCGCGGTGAATGGCTCGACGGTTTACGTCGGGGGCGACTTCAACGTCATTGGTGGCGCGCCCCGAGGTCGACTCGCCGCCCTGGACGCGGGGACGGGTAACGCCACCCCCTGGAACCCGGGCGCGAACGCCTACGTGTCGAGCCTGGCGGTCACGGGGACGACGGTCTTCGCGGCCGGCGGGTTCACGATCATTGGGGGGAAGTCTCGCAGCACCATCGCCGCCGTGGACGCAACGACCGGGATTGCCACGAACTTCAACGCGAACATGAGCTCCGGACGAGTCAACGCCTTGGCCGTGAGCGGCTCATCCCTCTTCGTGGGAGGACTATTCAACGCGATCGGTGGCCAGGCACGCGCCAACCTCGCTGCCTTGGACGTCACCACCGGGAGTGCCACGGGCTGGTCCCCTCCGAGCATCAACGGAGAGGTCAACGCGCTCCTGACCTTCGGGTCGACGCTCTACTTCGGAGGGCTCTTCTCCACCGTCGGTGGCCAAGCTCGCCACAACACGGCCGCGGTGGATGCCGGTTCAGCCAGTCTCTTGGGCTGGAACCCCGACGTCAATGCACGCGTGCAAGCGCTGGCGATGGGCAACGCGGCGGTCTATCTGGGAGGAGACTTCAACGTCGTGGGCGGCTGGCCCCGATTCGGTGTCGCCGCGGTCAGCACCGGAAGTGGTTCTGTGGGGAGCTGGAATCCGCATCTCGATCCGATCCTCTCCAATCTGGAGATCGCGCTGGCGGTGGGAGGCTCCACCGTATGCATCGCCGGCCGATTCGAGGCGATCGAAGGCCTCCCCCACACCGAAGTCGCCGGTACGAGTCCGAGCCAGCCGATCGTCGGAGTCGACGAGCCGGCGACGGCTCGCGTCGAGCTGAGCCTCGACGGCCGTCCCAATCCGTTCCGCGAGGCGACCCGCATTCGATTCGATCTGCCCCGCGAGTCCGAAGTCTCGGTCCGCATCTACGACGTATCCGGACGCGAAGCCCGGCGACTCGCGGACCGGGCTCGGTTGGGACCGGGACCGCACGAGCTCGCCCTCGATGCCCGTGGGCTCGCGAGCGGCGTCTACCTGTGCCTGCTGAAGGCGGGAGAGGAATCGATCACGCGGCGGATGGTGCTGATTCCTTGAGGGGCTCGAGTTTCCGGCTAGCGGTTCAGCCTTGAATCCATCCTCTGGTAGACCTGGAGGACGATCAGGGCCAGGACTGCCGAGATGCCGGCCAAGGCGTATGCCTTGACGCCGACCGCGGCCCCGATCGCGGCCACCATCCAGATGCTGGCGGCGGTGGTCACGCCCAGCACCGTGCCTTCGTGACGCAGGATGCTTCCCGCTCCGAGGAAGCCCACGCCGGTCACGATCCCGTGGATGATGCGCGTGGGATCGAACGTGGTGCTTCCCATCGCGAGGAGCGCGTGGCGCGCGGTGAGCACGAAGAGCGTGGAGCCCATGCACACGAGCGTGTGCGTGCGCAGTCCGGCGGGCTTCTTGTCGGTCTGCCGCTCCCACCCGAGGAGCGTTCCCAGGGCCATCGACACCAGCATCGGGACGATGTCGTCGAAGACGTAGTCCATCATCGCCTCCGCCTGCTAGCGGCGTCGATACTCAGCGGGTCGCTTCTCCAGGAACGCCTTCAATCCTTCGTGCATGTCCTCGCTCGCCGCGAGGATGCCGAACAGGCTGCTCTCGAGCCGCAGTCCGTCCGCCAGCGAGGTCTGCATGCCGCGGTGCACAGCCTCGAGCACGGCGGCGACCGCGAGCGGGCCGTTCTTGAGCACCGACTGCGCGAGCTTCTCCGCCTCGGGAAGCAGCTGATCCTGCGGCACTACGCGATTCACGAGCCCGATGCGCTCGGCCTCCTCGGCCTTCACGCGGCGCGCGCTCGTCATCAGCTCGAGCGCTCGCGCCGGACCGATCAGACGCGGGAGCCGCTGCGTGCCGCCGTAGCCGGGGATGATTCCCAGCGATACCTCGGGAAGCCCGAGCACGGCATTGTCGGAAGCCAGCCGCAGGTGGCAGGCGAGCGCCAGCTCACAGCCACCGCCGAAGGCGTAACCGTTGATGGCGGCGATCACCAGCTTGGGCGACTGCTCCAATCGGTCGAGCACGCGCTGGCCGAACCGGGAGATCTCCTGCGCTCCGCGCGGATCGAGCACGGCCAATTCGTTGATGTCGGCGCCCGAGATGAAGCTCTTGGTCCCGCTTCCGGTGATGATGAGCGCCTGCTGCTCGGCGTCGGCGAGGAATCGCTGGGCGAAGTCTTCGATCTCGGCGAGCGTCTCGCGATTGAGCGCGTTGAGCACTTCGGGGCGGTGAATGCTCAGCACGGTCAAAGCCCCGCGGCTTTCGGCCAGCAAATTCTTGTACGTGGTGGACGTGGCGGTGGTCATCCGTAGCCTCGCGAAAGGTGTGGCGCAGTATAGGCAGGGGGCCTGACGGCTCTCAAGCACCGGGCCGCTTGTCGGGCGAAGCGGCGGGCCCTAGAATCGCGGGCCCCTTTCACCTCAACCCAAAGAGCGCCGAATGAGCGAAGGCATCACGCAGCCCGCGGTTCCTGCCACCTCCTCCCTGCAGACGGCGCTGGACTTCCTCGCGCAGCTCAGCCAGGTGGTGGTCTCCACCAACGAGCTCCAGCCGATCCTCGACTGGATGGTGGAGAAGACATCCACGCTGTTCGGCGCCGATGAAGGATCGATCCGTCTGCTCGGGCCCGAGATGATGTCGGCCGCGCCTCACACCATCGTGCGCAAGCAACGGGCGGGCCTCGAGTCGGGCTCGTGGGAAGCTCCGGTGGCGATGAGCGTGATGGGATTCCTCCTCACCAAGACCGAGCTGCTGAGCACCCCGGATCTCCTCTCCGACCCGCGCTTTCCGGGACTGAAGAACGTGACCAGCCGCGTCCGCGCCGTGCTGGCCGCGCCCCTCAGGGTGGAGAACCGCATCACCGGCATGCTGGCGGTCACCAGCCGGACGCCCGGGCGTGCCTGGAGTGCGGAGGAGATCCAGCTCCTCGGCATCATCGCGACCTACTCGGGCGAGGCCATCGACAAGGCGCGGCTGCGCGCTGAAGCCGAAGAGAAGCGGCGTCTCGAGGAAGAGCAGAAGCGCACGGAGAGCGAGTTCAACCAGGCCAAGGCGATCCAGATGACGCTCGTCCCATCGACGACGCTCGTGATCGGGCCGTGGGAGATCCTGGGCCGGGTCATCCCCGCGCGTCACGTGGGTGGTGACTACTTCGACTACTTCCCCATCGGCGCCGACCGCTTCGCCGTCACCATCGCGGACGTGTCGGGCAAAGGCCTCCCGGCGGCCATCATGATGTCCAACGTGCAGGCCTCGCTGCGAGCGTTCTGCGACGGGGAGATGCCCATCGACGAGGCGCTGCGCCGCGTCAACCGCAGCGTCGCGCGCTCGGCCATGCCGGGCAAGTTCATCACGCTCTTCTATGCCGAGATCGACGCGAGCAAGGGCCTGGTCCGGTACTCCAACGCCGGCCACAATCCACCGTATCTCCGCCGCGCCAACGGCGACCTGGAAGAGCTGAGCACGGGTGGGCTCGTGCTCGGTCCGATGGAAGATGCGACGTACTCCGTGGGCGAGACATCGTTCGGACCGCAAGACGCCTTGCTGCTTTTCAGCGACGGGATCTCGGAGGCGATGGATCCGCGGAACCAGGAGTACGGCGAGGAACGGCTGCGCGCGATCTGGAAGGAGTGCCAGCCGCTCGCCGCGCTGCCGGCGCTGGACCGCCTGATCGCCGACGTCGAGAGGTTCCGCGGCAGCCGCAGCCAGAGCGACGACATCACCGCGGTGGTCGTCGGGCCTCGTCCCGCCGCGTGACCCAGGCGGCAAAAGGCCGTCCCCCATGAGCCGTGCGCGCCTGATCGCCCTCATCGCGTTTCTCGTCGTCGTCTTCGTGAGCGCGATTGCCTTTTTCGCCTCGGTCAGCCTCCCCCCGGTCGATTCCCTCACTCGAACGCGCCCACGGCAGACATCGCTGATGCGCGCGCGGGCGGACGAGGCCAGACGCAAAGGACGCCGCGCCGTCATCGACCAGCGCTGGGTCGCGTACGACCACATTTCTCCCCTGCTCCGGCGCGCGGTGCTGATCGCCGAGGATGACGCCTTTTTCTCACACGACGGCCTCGACTGGAACGAGCTCAAGTCCGCTGCCCGCACCAACTGGAAGCGCGGCCGCATCGTTCGAGGCGGCAGCACGATCACCCAGCAGCTCGCGAAGAATCTCTACCTCGGTCAGGAGCGCAGCATCATCCGCAAGGCGCGCGAGATGCTGATCGCGCGTCGCTTGGAAGAGACGCTCTCGAAGCGCCGCATCTTCGAGCTCTACCTGAATCTCATCGAATGGGGCGATGGGATCTACGGCGCGGAAGCCGCGGCGCGGCGCCACTTCGGCGTCTCGGCCAGCAATCTCTCGCCGCGGCAGGCGGCTCTGCTGGCCTCGGTGATCATCAACCCGCGCCGCTTCTCGCCCGTCCAGCCGACGCGCCGCATCGAGAGGCGCATGAAGAAGATCCTCGGTCGCATGTGGCGGCGAGGCTTCCTGTCGGAATCGGAGTATCGCGTCGCGCTGGGCGAGGCCCCTCCCCCGTCCAGTCCCTTCGACTGGTTGTTCGGTGGCGGGGACCCTACGCCGACGCCGGAGGCGGCGCCGCCACCCGACACGACGTGGGAGGAAGAGGGACCGCTCGAAGAACCGGCCACGGTAGATACCTTGGCGGTCGACACGCTGCCGCCCTAGGGGCCGAGCACCTCGCGCACCAGACGTGACACGGTGCCGCCATCGGCGCGGCCTTTCACCTGTCCGAGCACGGCGCCGATCACCTTGCCGGCATCCTTGGGACCGGCCGCTTGAACGCGCTCCGCGGTCGCACGGATCAACGCCTTGAGCTCGTCCTCCGAGATCGCCTGAGGCAGGTAGCGCTGGGTCACCGCGATCTCCTGCTCCTCGCGCGCGACGAGGTCGGCTCGTCCGGCCTTCTTGAGCTCGTCGATCGTCTCCCGGCGCTTCTTGGCGTAGCGCATCAGGATCTCGATCTCCTCGTCGGCGGAGAATTCGGCGCCTTTCGGCTTCTTGGTCCGGGCCTCCATCAGCGCCGCCTTCAGCATGCGCAAGGTGCTCAGCGTTTCGGCGTCCTTGGCCTTCATCGCCGCCGTCATGTCGCTCTGGATACGGTCCTGAATCGACGGATCGCTCATGATCCCTCCCGAAAGAGGGCTGAGGTTAGCAGGTCGGCCACAGACGTGACGAAGGGGTTCATCCTTGACCGTCCTCGGCACGCTCCCTACCCTCGCGCCCG
It includes:
- a CDS encoding T9SS type A sorting domain-containing protein → DDMDCANGRVRAAVVSGNMLYIGGDFTHVGPATGSGVPIDAVTGLPPSSFPRTNGAVVAVAPDGAGGWFIGGSFTQIDGAFRPGIARLNPDLTLADWGDPASFTNGDVLAMELSGSTLYVGGSFTVLCGQSRGRVAAIDVTTATVLPWNPDCNGAVTALAVSGPIVYLGGQFSTVGGQSRGSIAALDAATGGVTSWNPAAGGSSFPIVRSLLASGSTVYAGGTFTSIGGQSRSNCAALDATSGAAMAWNPSPNGDVNSMVLSGSTLHVGGGFTSIGGQSRSRVAALDAATGSTLTWSPAVNGTVEWLTLQGAALYVGGAFTNVAGQDRNNIAVVDATSGVVSSWNPSAGGTVRAVAVDGSTVFVGGLFKMMGVTNRNRIAAIDLTTGKVTPWNPNASGNVFALAVNGSTVYVGGDFNVIGGAPRGRLAALDAGTGNATPWNPGANAYVSSLAVTGTTVFAAGGFTIIGGKSRSTIAAVDATTGIATNFNANMSSGRVNALAVSGSSLFVGGLFNAIGGQARANLAALDVTTGSATGWSPPSINGEVNALLTFGSTLYFGGLFSTVGGQARHNTAAVDAGSASLLGWNPDVNARVQALAMGNAAVYLGGDFNVVGGWPRFGVAAVSTGSGSVGSWNPHLDPILSNLEIALAVGGSTVCIAGRFEAIEGLPHTEVAGTSPSQPIVGVDEPATARVELSLDGRPNPFREATRIRFDLPRESEVSVRIYDVSGREARRLADRARLGPGPHELALDARGLASGVYLCLLKAGEESITRRMVLIP
- a CDS encoding MgtC/SapB family protein, encoding MDYVFDDIVPMLVSMALGTLLGWERQTDKKPAGLRTHTLVCMGSTLFVLTARHALLAMGSTTFDPTRIIHGIVTGVGFLGAGSILRHEGTVLGVTTAASIWMVAAIGAAVGVKAYALAGISAVLALIVLQVYQRMDSRLNR
- a CDS encoding GatB/YqeY domain-containing protein, whose product is MSDPSIQDRIQSDMTAAMKAKDAETLSTLRMLKAALMEARTKKPKGAEFSADEEIEILMRYAKKRRETIDELKKAGRADLVAREEQEIAVTQRYLPQAISEDELKALIRATAERVQAAGPKDAGKVIGAVLGQVKGRADGGTVSRLVREVLGP
- the mtgA gene encoding monofunctional biosynthetic peptidoglycan transglycosylase — translated: MSRARLIALIAFLVVVFVSAIAFFASVSLPPVDSLTRTRPRQTSLMRARADEARRKGRRAVIDQRWVAYDHISPLLRRAVLIAEDDAFFSHDGLDWNELKSAARTNWKRGRIVRGGSTITQQLAKNLYLGQERSIIRKAREMLIARRLEETLSKRRIFELYLNLIEWGDGIYGAEAAARRHFGVSASNLSPRQAALLASVIINPRRFSPVQPTRRIERRMKKILGRMWRRGFLSESEYRVALGEAPPPSSPFDWLFGGGDPTPTPEAAPPPDTTWEEEGPLEEPATVDTLAVDTLPP
- a CDS encoding GAF domain-containing SpoIIE family protein phosphatase, whose translation is MSEGITQPAVPATSSLQTALDFLAQLSQVVVSTNELQPILDWMVEKTSTLFGADEGSIRLLGPEMMSAAPHTIVRKQRAGLESGSWEAPVAMSVMGFLLTKTELLSTPDLLSDPRFPGLKNVTSRVRAVLAAPLRVENRITGMLAVTSRTPGRAWSAEEIQLLGIIATYSGEAIDKARLRAEAEEKRRLEEEQKRTESEFNQAKAIQMTLVPSTTLVIGPWEILGRVIPARHVGGDYFDYFPIGADRFAVTIADVSGKGLPAAIMMSNVQASLRAFCDGEMPIDEALRRVNRSVARSAMPGKFITLFYAEIDASKGLVRYSNAGHNPPYLRRANGDLEELSTGGLVLGPMEDATYSVGETSFGPQDALLLFSDGISEAMDPRNQEYGEERLRAIWKECQPLAALPALDRLIADVERFRGSRSQSDDITAVVVGPRPAA
- a CDS encoding enoyl-CoA hydratase-related protein, which codes for MTTATSTTYKNLLAESRGALTVLSIHRPEVLNALNRETLAEIEDFAQRFLADAEQQALIITGSGTKSFISGADINELAVLDPRGAQEISRFGQRVLDRLEQSPKLVIAAINGYAFGGGCELALACHLRLASDNAVLGLPEVSLGIIPGYGGTQRLPRLIGPARALELMTSARRVKAEEAERIGLVNRVVPQDQLLPEAEKLAQSVLKNGPLAVAAVLEAVHRGMQTSLADGLRLESSLFGILAASEDMHEGLKAFLEKRPAEYRRR